ATTCAATTCAAAAGCCAAAAAAAGCTAGCCCAAGGCTAGCGATTCCAAGTATCCAAGTGGCGGTTGATGCGAGCTTTGAGGCTGGCAAGGCGTTCGCGTTCAACCCGATAATAGGCCCAAGGCCCACGTCGTTCGCAACTAACCAAGCCAGCCTCGCGCAACAACTTGAGATGATACGAGACAGTTGGCTGTTTGACCGCGACCGCCGCCTCCAGATCGCAGACGCACACATCGTCAGTTGAGTTTGTCAGCAGCGTCAGCAATTGCACCCGCACCGGA
This portion of the Herpetosiphon gulosus genome encodes:
- a CDS encoding metalloregulator ArsR/SmtB family transcription factor, giving the protein MTGIIELIAQTTGCCASTSAGLNETEAEAISADFQVFAHPVRVQLLTLLTNSTDDVCVCDLEAAVAVKQPTVSYHLKLLREAGLVSCERRGPWAYYRVERERLASLKARINRHLDTWNR